The following proteins are co-located in the Deltaproteobacteria bacterium genome:
- a CDS encoding 3-hydroxybutyryl-CoA dehydrogenase (converts (S)-3-hydroxybutanoyl-CoA to 3-acetoacetyl-CoA), with protein sequence MTIATIGVTGAGQMGAGIAQVFAQAGLRVVLHDVAPAALERAVTGIGKSLAKLKEKGKLPEEPAAILARLTTTTQLGDFAAADFVVEAVPEQVALKMQLFSELDRVLRAGVTIASNTSSIAISALAAATQRPANVIGMHFMNPVPLMPCVEVIRSAATGDAAFTAVQTLVQRVGKTMVVSRDRPGFIVNRILMPMINEAAYALQEALATREDIDTAMKLSCNFPMGPLTLADFIGLDTVVAILNVMHDGLKDPKYVPCPLLNEYVAKGWTGKKAGRGFYPYS encoded by the coding sequence ATGACAATTGCAACAATCGGTGTGACGGGCGCGGGGCAAATGGGGGCGGGGATTGCGCAGGTCTTCGCGCAAGCGGGATTGCGCGTGGTGCTGCATGACGTCGCGCCGGCGGCGTTGGAGCGCGCGGTGACCGGGATCGGAAAATCGCTCGCGAAGCTGAAAGAAAAAGGGAAGTTGCCGGAGGAGCCCGCAGCGATTCTCGCGCGACTCACTACAACAACGCAGCTTGGTGACTTTGCTGCAGCGGATTTTGTCGTCGAAGCAGTGCCGGAGCAAGTCGCGCTGAAGATGCAGCTCTTTAGCGAATTGGATCGCGTGTTGCGCGCGGGCGTTACGATTGCGTCGAACACGTCGTCCATCGCGATCAGCGCGTTGGCGGCGGCCACGCAACGGCCGGCCAACGTGATCGGGATGCATTTCATGAATCCGGTCCCGCTGATGCCGTGCGTGGAAGTGATTCGCAGTGCCGCGACCGGCGACGCAGCGTTCACGGCGGTGCAGACATTAGTCCAACGTGTCGGCAAGACGATGGTCGTTTCGCGCGACCGGCCGGGATTCATCGTGAACCGGATCCTGATGCCGATGATCAACGAGGCCGCGTATGCATTGCAGGAAGCGCTCGCGACGCGCGAAGACATCGACACGGCAATGAAACTCTCGTGCAACTTCCCGATGGGTCCGCTGACGCTGGCTGACTTCATCGGGCTCGATACCGTGGTCGCGATCCTGAACGTGATGCACGATGGACTGAAAGATCCCAAGTACGTTCCATGCCCGTTATTGAACGAGTATGTGGCAAAGGGCTGGACCGGGAAAAAGGCGGGCAGGGGATTTTATCCGTATTCCTAA